A window of Dehalococcoidia bacterium genomic DNA:
CGGCGAGCTGCATGGCCCCGCCGGTGTAGGCGGTCATCGTGAAGCGCCGCAGCTTTTGCGCGTCACCCTCGCCCGCGGTCGCCTCCAACTCGACGGACGAGGCGAGCAAGTTCAGCGTGCGGGCCTCAGGCGGCTTGCTCTTCGAGTTCCGCTTCGTCGTCATCGGTCGGCTCCTCTTCCCCGTCCGGCCCCTGTTCGTCGTCCGGCTGCTCTTCGTCCGCCGGCGTCGGCTGCGCAGCCGGCGTCGTCAGCCCCAACTCCTGCATCAGCGCCAGCTCCTTGGCCCGCTGGCGGAGGGCCTCCTCCCAGTCCCGGCCCTGCTTGGCGTACTCGTGGGCCAAGGTGGTCGTGTGGTTGCCCAGTCGGGTTGCCTGGGCCGAGGCTTCCTTGGTCGGATCGACGTGCTCGTGCCCGTCCCAAAACCACTGGTGCGGCCAGTCGGCGATCAGCCCCAGGCCGGCGGGTAGGAGGTCGGGGATCAGAGCCGCCTCGTCGAACCAGGCGGCGAGAACACGGTCCAGCACGACGCACTCCAGGTGCGCCTGCTCGACGCGGATCGCCTTGAAGTAGGTCTGGTGGTCCAGCCGGCCGGAGGCGTAGTTGTAGCCCGACGAGTTTCCCGCCGCGACGTTGAACGGCATGTTCAGGCAGCGGGCGATCTCGTTGAGGATCTCCTTCTTGAACTCGGCGTAGGTGGTTGCCGGCTGCTCGGCCTGCAGCTGGCTCATCTTCCAGCCGCCCGGCATGGTCACCAGCGCC
This region includes:
- a CDS encoding phage portal protein; the protein is ALVTMPGGWKMSQLQAEQPATTYAEFKKEILNEIARCLNMPFNVAAGNSSGYNYASGRLDHQTYFKAIRVEQAHLECVVLDRVLAAWFDEAALIPDLLPAGLGLIADWPHQWFWDGHEHVDPTKEASAQATRLGNHTTTLAHEYAKQGRDWEEALRQRAKELALMQELGLTTPAAQPTPADEEQPDDEQGPDGEEEPTDDDEAELEEQAA